The proteins below are encoded in one region of Halorhodospira halochloris:
- a CDS encoding heavy-metal-associated domain-containing protein has translation MEAVKIRIEGMSCSHCEASVREVLETLPGVEQVIEVSAEAQQAQVKGRPDPALVAQRLEEIGFAGMVTDD, from the coding sequence ATGGAAGCGGTTAAGATCCGTATTGAAGGCATGAGTTGTAGCCACTGCGAGGCCTCAGTGCGTGAGGTATTGGAGACCTTGCCGGGGGTTGAACAGGTGATAGAGGTAAGTGCCGAGGCGCAACAGGCGCAGGTCAAGGGACGCCCTGATCCGGCACTGGTGGCGCAGCGCTTGGAGGAGATTGGATTCGCGGGCATGGTTACGGACGATTAG
- a CDS encoding heavy metal translocating P-type ATPase has product MAEQSLELVIEGMTCASCVARVERMATRLPGVHSASVSLPTERATISFDPAQVDSEQIIEAISKGGFKATVRRDQERSMPDSARELGSLWRDLWLAVALTIPLVAVAMGPMLLPGLDSAMQQVLAERSWLWVEWLLVTPVLLWAGRRFFARGAPALLRLHPEMNSLVMLGTSAAWLYSTTVLLWPELFPEQARGVYFEAVGVIITLVLVGRYFELKSRGQASQAIRRLLELQVPSARVIRQGREEEVEVKRLEPGDQVVVRPGERLPVDGRIIEGSSYIDESMVTGEPVPVARGVGDEVVGGTVNRSGSFTFAASRVGADTVLGQIVRMVEGAQASKPPIQSLVDRVAGWVVWAAIALAIGAALSWSLLGFGIDHALVVAAAVLLIACPCAMGLATPMAIMVGTGRGAEQGILFRRGAAFQASAGVNVVVMDKTGTLTVGRPVLTDIEPADGFMADDVLVQAAAVEGRSEHPLAEAIVAAAHARNLGVAEVADFAAVPGYGVQGKVDGEEIVVGARRFLNQLQIMVPRGLHERAAELAKQGRTPLFVAIGGRVAALLAVADPIKEGSKPAINALHSMGLRTVMLTGDDRETADAVARQIGITEVKADVLPADKEAVIGEMQSKGLRVAFVGDGINDAPALARADVGVAVGTGTDVAIEAGDVVIMAGDPRSMARGLSLARRTFRTIRQNLFWAFVYNITLMPVAAGVLYPLWGVLLSPMMAAAAMSLSSLLVVSNSLRLRRVELVR; this is encoded by the coding sequence ATGGCTGAACAGAGCCTAGAATTGGTTATAGAGGGGATGACCTGCGCATCCTGTGTGGCACGGGTTGAGCGCATGGCTACCCGCCTGCCGGGCGTCCATTCGGCTTCGGTTAGTCTGCCTACCGAGCGGGCCACGATCAGCTTCGATCCGGCCCAGGTCGACAGTGAGCAGATAATCGAGGCGATATCCAAGGGCGGCTTTAAAGCCACAGTCCGGCGCGATCAAGAGCGCTCCATGCCTGATTCAGCTCGGGAGCTGGGCTCTTTGTGGCGCGATTTATGGCTGGCAGTGGCGCTGACCATACCTTTGGTAGCCGTGGCCATGGGGCCGATGCTGCTGCCCGGACTAGACTCTGCCATGCAACAAGTTCTGGCGGAGAGGTCCTGGCTGTGGGTTGAGTGGCTATTGGTGACGCCGGTATTGCTCTGGGCTGGCAGAAGATTCTTTGCTCGGGGCGCACCAGCCCTATTGCGTCTCCACCCGGAGATGAACTCGCTGGTAATGCTCGGCACCAGCGCCGCCTGGCTCTACTCAACCACGGTCTTGCTATGGCCAGAGCTCTTTCCCGAGCAAGCCCGCGGTGTCTACTTCGAGGCGGTGGGGGTGATCATTACCCTGGTCTTGGTTGGTCGTTACTTTGAACTCAAGAGCAGGGGCCAGGCATCTCAGGCGATACGCCGCCTGCTCGAGCTACAGGTGCCAAGCGCGCGAGTGATCCGCCAGGGCCGCGAAGAAGAGGTTGAGGTCAAGCGGTTAGAGCCAGGCGATCAAGTCGTGGTGCGCCCGGGTGAACGGCTCCCGGTGGATGGCCGGATTATCGAGGGCTCAAGCTATATCGATGAGTCGATGGTAACCGGTGAACCGGTGCCGGTAGCGCGGGGGGTTGGCGATGAGGTGGTCGGCGGTACTGTCAATCGCAGCGGCTCGTTCACCTTTGCCGCCTCGCGTGTGGGCGCAGACACAGTGCTCGGCCAGATCGTGCGCATGGTCGAGGGGGCGCAGGCCTCCAAGCCCCCCATCCAATCACTCGTCGATCGCGTTGCCGGCTGGGTGGTTTGGGCGGCCATAGCCTTGGCGATTGGGGCAGCGCTGAGTTGGTCGCTGCTCGGTTTCGGCATCGACCATGCGTTAGTGGTGGCAGCGGCAGTGCTGCTTATTGCCTGCCCTTGTGCCATGGGGCTGGCTACGCCGATGGCGATAATGGTCGGCACTGGGCGTGGTGCCGAGCAGGGGATCCTGTTTCGGCGCGGGGCGGCCTTCCAGGCCTCTGCCGGGGTAAACGTCGTGGTCATGGATAAGACCGGGACGTTGACCGTGGGGCGGCCGGTGTTGACCGATATTGAGCCGGCGGATGGCTTTATGGCCGATGATGTACTGGTTCAGGCAGCGGCGGTGGAGGGGCGCAGCGAGCACCCTCTGGCTGAGGCCATAGTTGCCGCTGCCCACGCCCGCAATCTTGGCGTTGCCGAAGTAGCAGACTTTGCAGCTGTCCCGGGCTACGGGGTACAGGGTAAGGTCGATGGTGAAGAGATTGTGGTCGGAGCGCGCCGCTTTCTCAACCAGCTCCAGATAATGGTGCCGCGCGGTTTGCATGAGCGCGCTGCAGAACTCGCCAAGCAGGGTCGGACGCCGCTGTTTGTCGCCATAGGTGGCCGAGTGGCTGCCTTGCTCGCGGTTGCCGATCCGATCAAAGAGGGCTCGAAGCCTGCCATAAATGCGCTGCACAGCATGGGGCTGCGCACCGTGATGTTGACCGGTGACGATCGTGAGACTGCTGATGCGGTGGCGCGCCAGATCGGCATCACTGAAGTCAAGGCCGATGTGCTGCCGGCTGATAAAGAGGCGGTTATTGGCGAAATGCAAAGTAAGGGGCTGCGGGTGGCGTTTGTCGGTGACGGTATCAATGATGCCCCCGCCCTGGCCCGGGCGGATGTCGGAGTAGCTGTAGGGACAGGCACCGATGTGGCCATTGAGGCCGGCGATGTGGTGATCATGGCCGGCGACCCGAGGAGCATGGCGCGGGGCCTCAGCTTGGCGCGACGGACTTTTCGCACCATCAGGCAAAATCTCTTTTGGGCATTTGTCTACAACATAACCCTGATGCCAGTAGCCGCGGGGGTGCTCTACCCGCTGTGGGGAGTACTGCTATCGCCGATGATGGCGGCGGCGGCAATGAGCCTGTCAAGCCTGCTGGTGGTCTCTAACAGCCTGCGCCTGCGCCGCGTGGAGCTGGTCCGCTAG